One Brachyspira hampsonii genomic window, GTGAGTCCTGTTATTTCTATAGTATTTTCCAAAGCAGTTTTTATATGTTTTCTTGGTATGCCTTTAAGTTTTGCACAAAATCTAAGATAATCTATAACTGTCATTTCAGTGTATAGTGAAACATTTTCAGGCATATACCCTATTCTTTTTTTAATTTCTATAGGATTGTCGTAAACCTCATAATCATCTAAATAAACATATCCGCTTGTAGCCGGAAGATAACCTGTAATTATACGCATCATAGTGCTTTTACCAGCTCCATTCGGACCTAAAAAACCTACTATTTCGCCCTTGTTTATAGTGTAGGATACCCCTTTTAATGCTATATGTTCTCCATAATACTTAACTATATTATCAACTTTGATCATTAAAAATCCTTTAAATATTAATTACAACAAAAGAATGTTATATTCTACAGTAAAATTATAATTTATCAATATATATTTAATTATATATTATCGCAAAATAATATTTTTTCAGTAATAAAAAATTATCATCAATACTTAAAAAGTATATAAATAAAAAAGTCTGCCTACTTAGACAGACTTTTTTTATTCAAAATTAAATTAATGTTTTTATTAACTAATATTACTGAGCTGCGGTATCAGTAGTAGTAGTTGTTGTATTGTTATTTCCGCTATCTGATGAAGGTTTAATATTTTTTATAGCATCAACAGCAGCTTGTCTAACAACTACGAAGTATTGATCATTTTGAGCTAAATCTATCAAATCACTTAAAGCAGCCTGATCACCTATTTTACCTAAAGCAACAGCAACTTCATAAACTATAGCCTGAGTTTTAGCTAATCTTAATTGGAAAAGCAAAGCAGCTACACCTTTAGGACTTCCTATTTCGCCTAATGCCTGAGCAGCAGCTATAATATTAGAAGTTTCTTGTTCAGAATATAACATTTGTGATATATATTCTACAGAAGTTTCTGACTTAGCAGCTTTAGCAGCCTGTAAAGCCTGATAACGAACCATAGAATCAGAATTCTGACTAGAAGGTGCATTTAAACCATAGCTTACATATCTGTTAATTGCTTCTAATAGAGTTTCAGAACTAGCACCTTTTTCACTTAAAGCTTTGAAACACATAGCTTTAACTTGAGGACTACCGCCTTCTATAGCTGATATTAAAAGTTTTTCATCTTGAGCAGCCAATGCATCCACAAAATTTTGAGCTAATTGTTCTCTTGGCTTATTGCCTGTAGTTTCTGTATCAGTAGTAGTTGTGGTAGTAGTATCTTGAGCAAAAACAGATGATAAAGAAAATGCAAACATTAATGTTACGATAAATATTTTCTTGAGCATTATACAACCCCTTAATATATTAACTTCTATTAATAATACTATTATTATTCAATAATTGCAAGCAAATTTACAAAATTTATAAAAAAATAATCATATATAAAAATACTGTATTTCTCATATATACTAAATTTTTTATTACAGATAATTTTTAAATTAATTATTAATAAAATTCCATATATTCTATTGCAAAAAGATGTATGTGTTTTATAATATAAATATATTAAGTAACATAATATATACAAAATAAAAAAATATAGGAGTGAGAATTATGAAAAAAATAATTAATGATGTAAATAATATAATATTAGAAGAACTTCAAGGCATGGAAAAAGCATACTCTAATATTTTAAAAGTTAATTATGATCCTATATATGTAATAAGAGCCAATAAAAATACCAAAGTATCATTAATTTCAGGCGGAGGTTCAGGACATGAGCCTTTACATGCCGGATTTGTAGGATATGGTATGCTTGATGCAGCTTGTCCGGGTGAGATATTTACTTCACCTACTCCGGATCAAATGGAAGAAGCTGCTAAATCAATAAACAATAATAAAGGAATTATATTTCTAGTAAAAAATTACACCGGAGATGTTATGAATTTTCAAATGGCTGAAGAATTATGCAAAGCTGAGGGTATTGATGCTAGAAGTATTATTATAGATGATGATGTGTCGGTTAAAGACAGTCTATACACCACAGGAAGAAGAGGAGTTGGAGCTACTGTATTTTTTGAAAAGATATGCGGGGCTTCTGCTGAAAGAGGAGATGATATAAATAAAGTTTTGGAATATGCAAATTATTGTAAAGAAAATGCCAGATCTATGGGTATGGCTTTAACTTCATGTACAGTTCCGGCAGTTGGAAAACCTACATTTGATATATCTGATAATGAAATGGAAATTGGTATAGGAATTCATGGAGAACCGGGAAGAGAAAGAACAAAACTGAAAGCATCTTCTGAAATAGCGGAAATAATGATGGAAGCTATATGCTCTGACATACCATACAAAAATGGCGATGATGTTATATGTATGATTAATGGTATGGGAGCTACTCCTCTAATGGAACTTTACATATTGTATAATGATGCTGTTAAAATAGCTGAAAAAAAAGGAATAAAAATAGTAAGAAACTTAATAGGTAATTATGTTACTTCTATAGATATGGCAGGTGCTTCTATTAGTTTAATGAAAACTAATGATGATATATTAAAACTTTGGGATTATCCTGTACATACAGCTGCTTTAAGATGGGGGATGTAATTCGTAAAATTATAAGCTGATTGTTTGTCAAATTAAAATTTAATATTGTTTTTTAATAAAATTTTTTATTAATAACATAGCAATAATAAATATAGTTTTAAAATACAAAAAAGATAAATATAAAAATTGAGCACATCTGTAAAGTTTATTTGGCATAACATTTTAGCAAACAATTTTTATTTTATAAAGGATATATTTATGTGTAATAATACAAAAATAAAAGAATGGCTTATTAATCTGTCTCTTGTATACGATGAAAATAAAGATTATCTTACCAAATTGGATGCTGATATAGGAGATGCTGATCATGGAATAAATATGAGCAGAGGTTTTGATTTTGTAAGAGATGCTTTAAGTAAAGATGAGAATTCTGCAATATCTGCTATATTTAAACAAACAGCAACACTTCTTATAAAAAATGTAGGCGGAGCTTCAGGACCTTTATACGGTACTTTCTTTCTTAATGCTAGTATAGTTTCTGCTAATAAAGAGGAATTAACATTAAAAGATATAACAGAAATATTTAATAAAGGAATAAATGCCATATCAGCATTAGGAAAATCTAAAGAAGGTGAAAAAACTATGCTTGATACTCTATTTCCGGCATTTAATGCTATGAAAGAAAATAATGAAAATATAGAAGATTTTAAAAGCAAAGTATTAACATCAGCTGAAAATGGAATGAAATCAACTATAGATATGATTGCTACTAAAGGAAGAGCTAGCTATTTAGGAGAAAGAAGTGCAGGTCATCAGGATCCTGGAGCAACTTCTTCATTTATGATGATAAAAGAATTAATAAATATTTTATAAAAAATTATATTAAAAGGAATTAATGTGGTTAGTTTAATATTTGTTTCACATAGTTATAAACTTGCTAAAATTGCTGCTGAGTACATAAAGGAAGTTACTAATATTAATAATGTTGATATATCATTTTCAGGAGGAACAGGGAAAAATCACCAAGAAATTGGTACTGATGCTGTTGATGTTTTTAATGCAATAGAAAGTGTATATTCAGATGACGGAGTTATCATATTTTGCGATTTGGGAAGTGCTTTGATAAGTTCTGAACTTGCAATATCTATGCTTGATGAAAAAAAATCAGCAAATGTCAGAATGACTTCAGCTCCTTTTATAGAGGGAGGAATAAATGCTGCTATACAGTCTTCATTAGGTAAAAATATAGACGAAGTTATTAATGAATCTCTTGAAAGTTTAACGCCTAAAATATCTTATGTTAAAGATAAAGTTGATTATAATGCAAATAATGAAGTATTAGATAATATAGAATTTAAAGATTATGTGAAAGGAGAATATAAGATATTATTAGAAAATGGTTTTCATGCCAGACCTGTATTTATGTTTATTAATTTGATAGCTAATTCTAAAAGCGAGGTATATATTTCCAATAAGACTAAACATAAGCCGCCTGTATCTGCAGATAGTATCACTAAAGTAACTTTATTAAATATAGAATATGGCGATGTTATGGAAATATATGCTAAAGGACCAGATGCTGATCAGGTTTTGGATAGATTTGAACATTTGGTAAATGGCAAAATTGAAACAAAAAAGAAAACCCTTCATCAAAACTCTATAAATAATAATATTATTGTAGTATCTGACGGATATGTAGTTGGAAAAGCAGTTTATATGTATTTTGGTATAGATGTAAAAAAAGAATATATAAAAGATGCCAAATCTGAAAAAGATAAATTCAATACTGCAATTGAAAATGTGAAAAAGGATCTTATAGAACAAAAAACAATCATAGAAGAAAAAAATCTGCAAAATAATGAATATTTAATATTTGAAACTTATATATCTATGCTTTTTGATGATTATGCTTTAAAAGAAGTATACGATTTAATAGATAATAAAAAATATTCTGCTGCTTATTCATACAATAAAGTAATGAGAAATATATTCAAAAGTTTTGATTCTTTAGATGAAGGATACATAAAAGAAAGAAAATATGATATAGAAGATATACTATATCAAGTTTTAAAATATTTATTAGATATAAAAATTAATATGCCTAGTGAGGATAATACAATATTAATAGTTGATAATGTGTATGCCTCTATTATAACTGAATTAGGACAAAATATAAAAGGTGTGATTTCTATAAATGGAAGTGCGGTATCTCATGCGGCTATACTTTTAAAATCATTGAATATACCTTATGTTATATATAACTCAGCTATGGAGTTAAAGGGAAAAGATATAGTAATAGATACTAAAAACAAGGAAGGAAAATTTATTTATTTAAAAAAATAATAGCTTTTACTATAATAATTTTATATTGTTTTATAAACATATTACCCGTATATAAATTTATATAAAATTTGGAAAAAACAATGAATTTCAACACTATCATCATAGTTGTAATAGTGGCTGTAGTAATATTATGGCCTATTATGAAAAAAATAGCTAAAAATATTAGAATAGAAAGCTCAGAAAATATACATATAGCTTGTTTATATGGTGATCTTTCAAAAATTAAGAGATTAATAGCCTCTGGCGTTAATATTAATTCAAAAGATTTCAGCAATAAAACTCCGTTGATGTATGCCGCAGAAGATGGGGCTTTAGACACTATAGAATACCTTATCAAAAATGGTGCTAATATTAATGATATGGATGTAAGAGGAGACACTGCTTTAATAATAGCTGTAAAAAATAATAATATAAAAGCTACGCAGATGCTTATAGAAAATGGGGCTGATTTAAGAGTCAAAAATGAAGATAACAAAGATGCACTTAATATAGCTAAAGATATGGGATGCAAAGAAATTGTTGATTTTATAGAAAATAAAAGAGAAAATATATAAAATACATTTTCTCTTTTAATACTATCTTTTCATTTATTAATTATTATTGCTTCTTGTTATATTTGTCGATCCGCATATTGGACAATGAGAAACTGAATCTTCAATGATATCATCAATTTGAGAAATATCATCATCTTCTGATATATTAATTTCTTTATCATCTACTGCCCAAAAATTAGAACAATCTTTACAATAGAAATGTATTAGATATTCTCTATAAGTTGGATAATTACCTTCTATTTTTCTATATCCATCTATAATATTATGAGCCATACTCCCTCCTATTTTTACTTCATATTAGAATAATTTAAGATTTTTTTATAAAAAGTCAACATTTTTTTGTAAATTATTTTTAATAAAGAGTTTTTTTATATACAAATTTTATATAAAAAATTATATAAAATTATTAAAATATAATATTATTAAAAAAATTGTAAAAAAAGATATTATTTATAAACAATATTTTACATAAAAAAAATGTATAAGTTTTAATTACTGCTAAATGATTTTAATGAATAGGAGAAGCGTATGAAGAAAAAATTAAAACTTTTCATCTCTATAGTATCTTTAATGATGCTTTCAAGCCTAATTTTAACAGCAGAGGATATGCCTATACAAGCTAATCAATTACCACAAAATGCTCAAACTTTTGTAAAAACTAATTTTCCAAATGATCAAATAGTTTATGCAGAGCAAGACAGACAATCATATAAAGTGGAATTAGCAAGCGGAATAGAAATTGACTTTGATAAATCTGGAAATTGGACTGATGTAGCTGGAAATAACAGACCTATACCTACTCAATTTATACCTGCTGCAATATTAAATGCTGTAAAAACAAAATACCCGCAGATTGAGGTTCTAGATATAAGCAAAGAATATAATAGTTACAAATTAAAACTATCAAATAATAGAGAAGTTTATGTATCTAATAACGGACAGATAACAGGAGATAAATTAGATTAATAATTAAAAAATCAATAAAAGATCCGGTATATTTTATTAATACCGGATTTTTTTATTTAAAATATATTTACATTTATTACTTTTTATTTACTTTTTCATAATTTAAGTAAATTTATTTTAAAAATATTGTAAAATAACTTGACATTTACTAATTTATGTATTATCATATAAGTATAACAAAAAACAAAAGGAGTTATCTTATGATAAAACATTTAAAACAAATTATATTAATCTCATCCGTAATGATGCTGTTTGCTGTTAGTGCCTTTGCTGCTGATATAGCTATACAGGCAAATCAGCTTCCTAAAAAAGCACAGGATTTTGTGAAAGCCAATTTTGCAAATGATCAGATAGTTTATGCTGAACAGGACAGACAATCATATAAAGTAGAATTAGCAAGCGGTGTAGAAATTGATTTTGATAAAAATGGAGATTGGACTGATGTAGCTGGAAATAATCAGCCTATAACTACAAAATTTGTACCTGCTAATATAATTAAAACAGTAGAAGCTAAATATCCTCAAGTTCCTGTATTAGAAATAAGCAAAGAATATTTAAGCTTTAAATTAAAATTAGGAAACAACAGAGAAGTTTATGTTGATAACAACGGCAAAATTGTAGGAGATAAATTAGACTAATAATCTAATAAAAACAAGGGCTGACAGTTAATTGTCAGTCCTTATTATTATAAAAAATTAATTATTTATACATTCATAAAAATACTTTTGTCCTCTAAATAAATCTTGAGATAATATTCTCTGAGCATTATTCTGCTTATACGGCAAACTATTTTTATCTATTTCTATTCTGACTATTTTTCCATTATCATTTGTATAAAATGAATTATAAAACCTTATAATGCCGTCTGTTTTATCCTTATATAATAATGATATTATAGAATTTGTATAATCAGCTCCTGTATTTACAGCAACAAACATAGGTATATTTTCAGGAGGAAATCCATTCTCTTCAAATTTATAATAGCCATTAGTTCCATTCCATATCAATATAGGGGAAATATCATAAGAATAAAAGAAATCCTCTTTCATTGAATCATCTATAGTTGAATTATGTATTATAGTTTTTAAATACGGATATAAGTGATCATGTTTAAATATTATAAGAGCATCTGGGTATTTTTCTAATATAGTATTTTTTGTATCTATTATATCTTTGGCAGTTAATGCTGAATTTTCCATTGTTTCAACTAAAACAGGTATATCTCTTTTATCTATTTTATCCATAAATCTCTTATTATTTTCATATACATCTAAGTCATTTTCAACATGGCTTCCTGCATGCCCCATGAATGTAAACCCTGTTATAAATACAGGCTTATCAAAATCATTAGTATTTATATAATTTTTTATATTTGTAAGTCCCAAATTAAATACAACTTCATCTATGCCTATATTAGGAAATAATGCATCAAGATAATATGTTACATCTGATTCCTCTAAAGCTATAGTATAATATCCATTTTCTTTCATCAAATAAGGCAAAGCTGTGTATATAGGTGTTTTTTGTTTTTTAGGAAATATAGGAGAAGTTCCTGTAAGTCCCGAAATTCTAGCGAATAAACTTCCATAGCTGTCATTAGGTCCTACTTTAGTTGAATTACTTGCCCATTCTCTGTATTCTTCAGGAAAAGGATCTTTATCCATTAAAGGAAGAAAATGTTCATAATCATAAAAAGATTCTAAAAATATTACAAATACATCTCTATTTTTATCCGAATCATAAGATAGTATTAAATTGGATATATCTCTTTTATTCTGAGCATCTTTTAATATGTTAACTGCCTCCTGTACATTTTCCATATTTGCATTTACTTTCATAAATTTATCATAAGAAATTCTATAACTTATAGTGTTAATAATACCGTACTTATTAGCTATATTAATATAATCAACATATATAGAATCCATTTTGATATTTCTAAAAAATGATATATAAGTTACAGTTGCTACTATTAAAGTCATTATAACAGCTTTTTTAATATCTATTTTGTACATTTTAATCAATCTATATATAAAATATAAAGCATAAGCAAGTAAAAGTCCGAAATACAAAATAGTAGCAGATACTGTTATAATTTTCATATATAACGGAAGAACCTCTATAAGAGAAGGATACAAATCCGGCATATCAGTAAAAAATAGAGGCTTGGATTCTATAGTAATTCCTAATGGTTCTATAGCAAAAAACGAAAATACCGCAACTATTATAAAAAAATAAGATATATAATTATTTTTATTAGATAGTATATAGGATATTATAGAAAACAAATAAATATACAATATATCAGCAATACTGAAATTCATTTTCATAACTGAAAACATTGGAAATAAAATTTGAGTTATAGAATAATACAGCAATAATATTAATAATAAAGAGATCAGATAAAAACTATTATCTTTGAATTTTATATTTTTCATATATGCATCCATAAAAATTAAAATATTGAATACATATTATATAATATATATTTTTTTATACAATTATTTATAATTTTTTTATCTATATAAAAATATAATATCAAAATATATTAATTTCTTTCTTTGCCAATATAAAATAAATCTTTTTCCAAATAGCTTTTATATAGATTCATTATCTGAAGCATCAATCCTATTTCTATACAGTTTTCATCCACATCAAATAATCCATTATGTGCTTTATATA contains:
- a CDS encoding HEAT repeat domain-containing protein, with the protein product MLKKIFIVTLMFAFSLSSVFAQDTTTTTTTDTETTGNKPREQLAQNFVDALAAQDEKLLISAIEGGSPQVKAMCFKALSEKGASSETLLEAINRYVSYGLNAPSSQNSDSMVRYQALQAAKAAKSETSVEYISQMLYSEQETSNIIAAAQALGEIGSPKGVAALLFQLRLAKTQAIVYEVAVALGKIGDQAALSDLIDLAQNDQYFVVVRQAAVDAIKNIKPSSDSGNNNTTTTTTDTAAQ
- a CDS encoding ankyrin repeat domain-containing protein yields the protein MNFNTIIIVVIVAVVILWPIMKKIAKNIRIESSENIHIACLYGDLSKIKRLIASGVNINSKDFSNKTPLMYAAEDGALDTIEYLIKNGANINDMDVRGDTALIIAVKNNNIKATQMLIENGADLRVKNEDNKDALNIAKDMGCKEIVDFIENKRENI
- a CDS encoding sulfatase, producing MKNIKFKDNSFYLISLLLILLLYYSITQILFPMFSVMKMNFSIADILYIYLFSIISYILSNKNNYISYFFIIVAVFSFFAIEPLGITIESKPLFFTDMPDLYPSLIEVLPLYMKIITVSATILYFGLLLAYALYFIYRLIKMYKIDIKKAVIMTLIVATVTYISFFRNIKMDSIYVDYINIANKYGIINTISYRISYDKFMKVNANMENVQEAVNILKDAQNKRDISNLILSYDSDKNRDVFVIFLESFYDYEHFLPLMDKDPFPEEYREWASNSTKVGPNDSYGSLFARISGLTGTSPIFPKKQKTPIYTALPYLMKENGYYTIALEESDVTYYLDALFPNIGIDEVVFNLGLTNIKNYINTNDFDKPVFITGFTFMGHAGSHVENDLDVYENNKRFMDKIDKRDIPVLVETMENSALTAKDIIDTKNTILEKYPDALIIFKHDHLYPYLKTIIHNSTIDDSMKEDFFYSYDISPILIWNGTNGYYKFEENGFPPENIPMFVAVNTGADYTNSIISLLYKDKTDGIIRFYNSFYTNDNGKIVRIEIDKNSLPYKQNNAQRILSQDLFRGQKYFYECINN
- a CDS encoding PepSY-like domain-containing protein; the protein is MIKHLKQIILISSVMMLFAVSAFAADIAIQANQLPKKAQDFVKANFANDQIVYAEQDRQSYKVELASGVEIDFDKNGDWTDVAGNNQPITTKFVPANIIKTVEAKYPQVPVLEISKEYLSFKLKLGNNREVYVDNNGKIVGDKLD
- a CDS encoding PepSY-like domain-containing protein gives rise to the protein MKKKLKLFISIVSLMMLSSLILTAEDMPIQANQLPQNAQTFVKTNFPNDQIVYAEQDRQSYKVELASGIEIDFDKSGNWTDVAGNNRPIPTQFIPAAILNAVKTKYPQIEVLDISKEYNSYKLKLSNNREVYVSNNGQITGDKLD
- the dhaK gene encoding dihydroxyacetone kinase subunit DhaK; translated protein: MKKIINDVNNIILEELQGMEKAYSNILKVNYDPIYVIRANKNTKVSLISGGGSGHEPLHAGFVGYGMLDAACPGEIFTSPTPDQMEEAAKSINNNKGIIFLVKNYTGDVMNFQMAEELCKAEGIDARSIIIDDDVSVKDSLYTTGRRGVGATVFFEKICGASAERGDDINKVLEYANYCKENARSMGMALTSCTVPAVGKPTFDISDNEMEIGIGIHGEPGRERTKLKASSEIAEIMMEAICSDIPYKNGDDVICMINGMGATPLMELYILYNDAVKIAEKKGIKIVRNLIGNYVTSIDMAGASISLMKTNDDILKLWDYPVHTAALRWGM
- the dhaM gene encoding dihydroxyacetone kinase phosphoryl donor subunit DhaM → MVSLIFVSHSYKLAKIAAEYIKEVTNINNVDISFSGGTGKNHQEIGTDAVDVFNAIESVYSDDGVIIFCDLGSALISSELAISMLDEKKSANVRMTSAPFIEGGINAAIQSSLGKNIDEVINESLESLTPKISYVKDKVDYNANNEVLDNIEFKDYVKGEYKILLENGFHARPVFMFINLIANSKSEVYISNKTKHKPPVSADSITKVTLLNIEYGDVMEIYAKGPDADQVLDRFEHLVNGKIETKKKTLHQNSINNNIIVVSDGYVVGKAVYMYFGIDVKKEYIKDAKSEKDKFNTAIENVKKDLIEQKTIIEEKNLQNNEYLIFETYISMLFDDYALKEVYDLIDNKKYSAAYSYNKVMRNIFKSFDSLDEGYIKERKYDIEDILYQVLKYLLDIKINMPSEDNTILIVDNVYASIITELGQNIKGVISINGSAVSHAAILLKSLNIPYVIYNSAMELKGKDIVIDTKNKEGKFIYLKK
- the dhaL gene encoding dihydroxyacetone kinase subunit DhaL yields the protein MCNNTKIKEWLINLSLVYDENKDYLTKLDADIGDADHGINMSRGFDFVRDALSKDENSAISAIFKQTATLLIKNVGGASGPLYGTFFLNASIVSANKEELTLKDITEIFNKGINAISALGKSKEGEKTMLDTLFPAFNAMKENNENIEDFKSKVLTSAENGMKSTIDMIATKGRASYLGERSAGHQDPGATSSFMMIKELINIL